In Thermodesulfobacteriota bacterium, the genomic stretch GCAAAGGATAGCTCCGAGTCCTTCTCGCCCCTTCCGACGCAGACGTACTCGAAGCCCAGCCTCCTCATGGCGGCCGGGTCGTAGACGTTCCTCAAATCGAGTATCTTCGGGGCCTTCAAGAGCCCCTTCACCCTGTTGAGGTCGAGCTTCCTGAACTGGTTCCATTCGGTGAGGATCACGAGAGCGTCGCTCCCGTCGGCGACTTCATACGCGTCGGTGCAGAAGGTGACAGGCCCGCGCATGGCCTTTCCGGCGTTCTCCATTGCCGCAGGGTCGTATGCCTTTATGGAAGCGCCCTCGGCCATGAGCCTTTCGGCGATGTCCATCGCCGGGGATTCCCTTATGTCGTCGGTATTGGGCTTAAATGCAAGGCCGAGTATGCCTATCTGCCTGCCGGGAAGCTCCCCGGCAAGGCCCTTTATCTTCTCGATCATCCTGTCCCTTTGCTCCCGGTTCACCTCGATAACCGCCTCGACTATCCTGAACGCGTAGCCGTGGGAGCGGGCTATCTTGGTTATGGCCATCGTGTCCTTGGGAAAGCAGGAGCCGCCGTATCCCGGGCCGGCGTGGAGGAACTTGGGGCCGATGCGGTTGTCGAGCCCCATGCCCTTGGCGACCATCTTTACGTCCGCGCCCACGCGCTCGCAGATGTTCGCGACCTCGTTTATGAAGGAGACCTTGGTGGCCAGGAAGGCGTTCGAGGCGTATTTTATGAGCTCGGACGTCTCTATGTCGGTTATGACGAAGGGCGTTTCAATGAGGTAAAGCGGGGAGTAGAGGTCTTTCATTATGGCTATGGCCTGCTCGCTACGCGCCCCGAGTACCACCCTGTTCGGCCTCATGAAGTCCTCGACCGCGGAGCCTTCCCTCAGGAACTCGGGGTTCGAGACCACGTCGAACTTGTGCTCCCCGTCCTGCTCCTTCTCGATGATGCCCTCTATGAGCTTCCCCGTGCCCACAGGGACGGTGCTCTTCGTTACGATGACCTTGTAGCCGTTCAGATTTTGGGCGATGGTGCGGGCCACCTCTTCTATGTAGCAGAGGTCCGCAGAGCCGTCCCCCTTTGGGGGCGTGCCCACGGCTATGAAGATGACGAGGGATTTCTTTATGACCTCGGAGAGGTCGGTAGTGAAGGTGAGCCTCTTCTCGTTTATGTTCTTGTCTACGAGTTCCTTGAGGCCCGGCTCGAAGATAGGTATTTCACCTTTCTTGAGCATCGCAATCTTCGCGGCGTCCTTGTCGACGCAGGAGACGTTCACGCCGAAGTCGGCAAAACAGGTGCCGGTCACGAGACCCACGTAGCCCGTGCCGATTACGCAGATGTTCATGTGATAGATGACCTCCGGATGTCTGCGGGAATGGTATTGCGCGCATCTCGGCGCCTGCTCTTCTCCAGGCGCTTTGGAAAAACTCCGTCAAAACAGAGAGTAAGGTCAGTATAATCGCGGGCAGGTACCATGTCAAGGACGCAAAAGTGCGCCTTCCGCCATCAGTAGGCGTTCCGGTTTACGAACCCCTTCCAGAGCGTAAGGAAAAGTATTTTCATGTCCAGGGCCAGCGACCAGTTCTCTATGTAATAGAGGTCGTGCTCTATCCTTTTTTTAAGGTCCGTGTGTCCCCTCCAGCCGTTCACCTGCGCCCATCCTGTAATGCCGGCCTTCATCCTGTGCCTGAGCATATAACGGGGTATCTCCCTCCTGAACTCGTGTATGAAGACCGGCCGCTCGGGCCTCGGGCCTACGAGCGACATGTCGCCTCTCAGGACGTTTATGAGCTGCGGGAGCTCGTCAAGGCTCGTGGCCCTCAAGACCCTTCCGAGCATGGTACGCCTGGGGTCGCCCCGCCTTGCCCAGACCGCGCCGGTATCGTCCTCGGCCCCGGTCCGCATGGTCCTGAACTTGAGCATCCGGAAGGGCTGCCCGCCTATGCCCATCCTCTCCTGCCTGTAGAGGACCGGGCCCGGCGAGGTAGCCCTCACGAGCGCCGCTATAACCAGCATCAGTGGCGAGAAAAGGACGAGGGCGGCGACCGAGAGCACGATATCGAAGCCCCTTTTAAGGACCATGTTCCAGCCGTAAAGGGGCGAGTTACGGAGGTTCAATATGGGTATGCCCTCGAACTCCTCGACCCCGCCCCTCAGGGTCATGAACTCCACCATGTCCGGTATTACCTTTATGTCCACGGCCTCGTCACCGATGTGTTTGACGGCTTCCGCGACCTTCGAGTGCTGGTCCCAGCCGAGGGCGATGAATACCATGTCTATGCGCATGAGGCCCAGGAGCTCCCTTAAGTCCCCGGTGGAGCCGACTACCCTCACCCCGCACACCTGCCTGCCGGCCTGCCCCTCTTCAGGAGAGACGAGCCCTTCAATCTTGATGCCCACCTCCGGATGGTTCTCGATGTTTTCAATAAGCCTCCTTGCAGGCTCGCCGGTCCCGACGATAACCGCGTACCGGAGGTTAAAGCCCCTCCTCATGAGAGACCGGAGCGCCTTCCTGAACGCGAACCTCCCGAGGCTCAAGGCCCCGATATTTATGACGGTGAAAAGTACGAATACGAGCCTCGAAAACTCGTACTGCTTGGCAAAGAAAGTGACCGCGATGAATATGAGCATGGATATCCCGCACGCCTTCCCGATGTCGATCACTTCGGAAAGCGGGGTGCCTATCCTCTTGGGCCGGTACAGGCCGAAGACCTTGAATACGACCGCCCAGATTATCGTTATGGGTATGAGGAGGAGGCTGTACGCGAAAAAATCAGGCACGCCCCTTGGCACGCTCAAGAGCCCAGAATGAAAGCGTATATGGAAGGAGAGCGCCCAGGAGGAGGCGATTATGATGAGGTCCGAGATGAGAAGGAGGCTCTCAAAGAGCTGGCTGTGTTTTTTGAGCATTTCCCCTCCCGCCCCTGGACTCGATCAGCTTCGATTCTAAATACTTTCTGATCCTTTCCTTGAATACGGTTCTGTCAAAGGCGAGAGCATGCGCCCTTATGGACTCAGGGTTGAAAATTCCTTCGGCTTTTTCGAATATTTCGACGGCCTCGTTAAGCGCCGCCGGGGCCTGCTCCATGAAGAAGACACCGGTCGCGTTCCGTCCCCTGCCAGGCGGGACGACGGTCTCCGTAGCGCCACCCCTGCCGAAGGCTATTACCGGCCTGCCGGACGCCATAGCCTCGAGGGGCGTTATACCGAAGTCTTCCTCCCCGGGAAAAACGAGTGCCCTGCATCCCTGGTATAACCCTTTGAGCTCATCGTCCGTTTTCCAGCCCAGGAACTCGATATTTGGCCGGGCCGCCTTTACGAGCCTCTTCCGTTCCTGCCCTGAACCGGCGATGACGAGCTTCTTCCCCGACGCGTTGAAGGCCTCTATGGCAAGGTCTATCCTTTTATACGGGGCAAAGGCGGAAATGATGAGGTAATAGCTTCCCGGCCTTCGGCCTATCGCGAATTTCGAGCAGTCGACCGGCGGGTGTATGACATCCGCCCTCCTCCTGTAAAGCCTTCTCACCTTCTCCGCGACATTGGCAGAGTTCGCTATGAAGTGGTCGACCCTCGCGCTCGATGCGGCGTCCCAGAGCCTCAGGTAATGGGCGACTGCCCGGTAGGCAAGCGCCCGTACTCCCCTCTTTTGCCCGAAGTACTCGTGGTACATGTCCCAGACATACCTCATTGGAGTGTGTATGTAGGAGATATGCAGGGAGCCCGGCGGGGGCAGCACCCCCTTTGCTACGCAATGGCTTGTCGAGAGCACGAGCCTGTAGCCCTTAAGATGCAGCCCCTCGACTGCTGCAGGGAAGAGCGGCAGGTAGTGCCTGTATGCGCTACGCGCAAAAGGGAGGCCCTGTATGAAAGACGTCCTCACCCGCCTGCCCTCTATGACCCCGGAGACAGACCCCCGGTCGTGGAAAAGGGTATATAGGTCTGCCGAGGGGAAGAGCTCGCAGAAGACTTCCAGGACCTTTTCCCCGCCGCGCATGCCGGTCAGCCAATCGTGTACGAGAGCGACCCTCACAAGAAGACCTCCATGCGAACGCCGGACTGTTCTTTTTTCTTTGCGGATTTTTAATGCCAGGAGGTTGAGCTTTAGGGGCGTACGCGCCCCCTGAAAAGTATAATCCACAATCTTGGGCCGTCAAATGCTAGGCCAGGCTCCGGGATAGGCGAGCGGAGGGCGGGCTCAGGGTGAGAAAGGGGGACGGATTTCGGAGAAATGAAAAAAGCGGGTTAAGGAAGGGTTTACGAAGATAAGGCTGTCAGCACGGACCGAAGCAGCGGGGCGGGCCTGAGCGAATAAGGAATCGCTCTCGGCAACGGATGAGCAACAGCCGTTGCCGCTGACCCTCCTATTTCACGGAAGTGGCCGCGCCGAATCAGCGTTCGATTCCGCTTGGCCACTTCCGCGAGGCAAAGACAGACCCCCTGCCGGGCTCCAGACGCGGCCTCAATATGAAGAGGCCTCCGTTTCAAACCGCATTTGAAAAGGCCTGGGCGCCGTCTCCCTCGGCAAGCACCTTCTTGAACTCGCTCATGACCTGCTCCTCGAGCATCTGCCTTGTGGGCTTATCGAGCGGGTGGACAAGGTCCCTGTAGGTGCCGTCCTTCATCTTCTTGGCTGGCATGGCCACGAAATACCCGGTAGTTCCCTTTATCACCTTCATGTCCCTCACAACGAAACAGTCGTCGAGCTTGATAGTCACATAGGCCTTGAGCTTTTCATCCCCATCCACCGGAAGCACCTTGATCTCGGTAATGCGCATCGTCTTCCCCCCCTGATTGTTGGTTTTCATTGCCTGGCCCAAATCGATGATATGCGAATCAGCTTTTTTAATTGCAACTGATGTGCCAATCGCTGATGTAAAAAAATATTTAGGTTAATTAACAGGATGGGGAATCCAATAATCATTATCACCTGAAAAATCGCACAGTCTTTTGTGCATGGCGCATATATATCTGTGCGCCACACGAACTTTATCGGGCTCTGCGGAAAAAATCAAGGCGTTCCCGGCCTCTCGGCAGCATACCCGTTGACTTCAAAAAGTCTTTGCATTAATCTATTGCGCATGAAAAAACTTACCTATAAGAAAGCCGGAGTTAATATCGACGAAGGCGGCAGGCTCGTTACTCTCATAAAGCCCTCGGTGCGCTCGACCTACCGGAAAGAGGTGATGGGAGACATAGGCGGGTTCGGCGCCCTTTTCTCGGGAAAATTCAAAGGCATGAAAGACCCGGTGCTTGTTTCATCGACCGACGGGGTTGGAACCAAGCTCATGGTGGCCTTTGCCGCGGACAGGCACGACACCATCGGAATCGACCTCGTTGCCATGAGCGTTAACGACATACTCGTAAGCGGGGCCGAGCCTCTTTTCTTCCTCGACTACTTCGCGACCGGCAGGCTCGACGCGAAAAGGGGAGCTGAGGTTGTAAAGGGAATAGCGGAAGGCTGCAAGCTCGCCGGATGCGCCCTCATAGGCGGCGAGACCGCCGAGATGCCGGGCCTTTACAGGCCTGGAGAGTACGACCTGGCGGGCTTTGCCGTCGGCGTGGTCGACAGGAAAAAAATTGTGGACGGCTCCCGGATAAAGCCGGGAGACAGGATAATAGGGCTTGCTTCCAGCGGCCTACACAGTAACGGCTACTCGCTCGCGAGAAAGATAATCTTCGAATCCCTCGGGCGCAAGCTTACCGACAGGCCCAGGGGCCTTGGGACCGACATCGGGTCCGCCCTCCTTGCGCCGACCCGTATTTACGTGAAGCCGGTCCTGAAGCTCATGAAACACTGCGACGTCCTCGGCATGGCCCACATAACTGGCGGAGGCTTTATTGAGAATATCCCGAGGGTGCTGCCAAAAGGCACTGTGGCGGCCATAGAAAAAGGCTCGTGGCCCGTGCCGCCCATATTCAGGCTCTTAAGGGAGGGCGGCCCGGTAGATGAGAGCGAGATGTTCAGGACCTTCAATGTCGGCATAGGGTTGGTCATCGTCGTCAGGGCCCGGGACGAGGCCCGCGCGCTAAAGAGGCTTGCGGCCCTCGGCGAGAAGGCCTTTACCATAGGCGAAATCGCCCGGGCTAAAGGCGCGCCCCGGGTTGAATTCACCGGGAAAGCGGGTATGATTTAAGGCAACCTCTAAAAATTTGAGATTTTTCCCGCAATCAAGGAAGGGCGGGAATAAAAAGCGGAGCATATATGTGAATATGTGAGCATTTTTGTTCACGCCCTGACGCAGAGTCCGGGGAAAAAATCAATTTTAGAGGTTGCCTTAATGGTCAACATAGGGGTGCTCGTATCAGGTAGCGGCACGAACCTCCAGTCGATAATAGACGAGATAGAGGCCGGAAGGCTCGACGCCTCCATAAAGGTGGTCGTCTCGAACAAGCCCGACTCCTTTGCGCTTGAGCGCGCAAGGAAGCACGACATCCCTGTCGCCGTGGTAAGGGTCAAGGACTTCCCGCAAAAAGAGGCCTTCGACGCGGAGGTGCTTCGGATTTTGAAGGAGCACGGCGTCGAGCTTGTGGTGCTCGCGGGCTTCATGCGGATAATAACCAGGGTCCTCCTGGACTCGTTCCACATGAAGGTGATGAACATACATCCATCGCTCCTTCCTTCCTTCCCCGGGCTGGAGGTACAGAAAGCCGCGCTCGAATACGGTGTGAAGTTCTCTGGCTGCACCGTGCATTTCGTGGACGACGGCGTGGACACCGGGCCCGTAATAGTCCAGGCGGTCGTGCCGGTTAAGGACGAGGACACGGTCGAGTCGCTTTCAAAGCGGATACTGGCTGAAGAGCACAGGATATATCCGCGGGCCATACAGCTCTATAGCGAGGGAAGGCTCGAGGTAAGGGGCAGAAGGGTATTCGTCAGGGACGCTAAGTCACCTTCAGGGGGCATGGAAAATCCCGGAGAAGACTAAAGGGATGTACAACGGACCGGTCATAGTGAGCGCCTGCCTCCTGGGCCTCCGGACCCGCTACGACGGGAAGGACGCCTACTCCATCGAGGCCGTAACCCGCCTTGAGGGAAGGACGTTAATCCCGGTCTGCCCGGAGCAGCTGGGGGGCTTGCCCACCCCGCGCCCCGCATCCGAGATAGCCGACGGCGACGGCACGGCCGTCCTGGCCGGGACGGCAAAGGTCATTGACGAGTTCGGGGCCGACGTCACGCTCCAGTTCATGAAGGGCGCGATGGACGTGCTTCAGATTGCCAGGATCACAGGCTCGGAAGAGGCTTTCTTAAAAGAGAGAAGCCCCTCGTGCGGTGTAGGCACAATCTGCAGGGACAGCCTTTGCGTGAACGGGACCGGGGTCACTGCAGCGCTCCTTAAGAGGGAGGGGCTTGTGGTAAGTGGTTTTTAGGCCGCATCATTCGCACTTTTTTGAAAAAATGCAAAATCTATTCAGGCTGTCTCAAAAAGCTCCCAGATGCGAGGCCTCCGTTGTAATAGGGGAGCGAGGAATGAGGCGTACTTTTCGTGTACGCCGGAGTGACGAGCGCCGATGACAACGAAGCAGATGGACTTTTTCAGCAGCCTGCAGGAGCGGAGGGCGCAGGATGAAGATAACCTGGCAGGGACACTCGTGTTTCATTGTGGAGGCTCAGGGAAAGAGCGTCATAATCGACCCCTTCCTAAGCGGCAACCCTACGGCTAAGACAAAACCGGCGGATGTGAAGGTCGACGCGGTGCTCGTTACGCACGGCCACGGCGACCACCTGGGCGACGCGGTCGAGATTTCAAAGGCCAACAAGGCCCCCATTATCGGCACATTCGAGCTCGTTAACTACTGCATTTCAAAAGGCGCGACAGGCCACGCCATGCACATAGGCGGAAGCCACGCCTTCCCGTTCGGAAGAGTGAAGCTCACAATCGCCCACCACGGCTCGGCTACTGAAGCGGGCACCCCCGGCAACCCATGCGGCTTCATTGTCAGCATGGGCGGAAAGACCCTCTACCACGCGGGCGACACCGGGCTCTTCGCGGACATGGCCCTCATAGGAGAGACCAACTCAATTGACTGCGCCCTCCTCCCGATAGGCGACAACTTCACGATGGGGATAGAGGACGCGGTACGGGCTGTCGCGTTTTTGAAGCCCAGGGTCGCGGTACCCATGCACTATAACACCTTCGACCTCATAAAGCAGGACCCGCAGGCCTTCAGTAAGGGGCTCGAAGGCAAGCCAGTCGATGTCAGGATTATGAACCCCGGGGAGAGTACCGAGATATAAGCCGCTATTTTCAGGGAAGGCCTGATTAATAGCAATCTCATCTAAAAGGCCCTGTCCGGACTCCGGACAGGGCCTTCTTGTTCCATCTGCTATAACCCGGGATTCATCTCGCTTCCTTGCTGTCCTCCCATATGCCGAAGGTATTCCCCTCGGGGTCCAGGCATATGGCGTAGTACCCCATTCCGGGCACGGCCTTTTTCGAGACCAGCGTCTTTCCTCCCAGCGCCTTTGCCTTCTCCGTGAATTCGTCTATTGAGCTCACGTCAATGTAGTTGGTGATTGTCTGCTTCGGGCTTTCCCTCCGCATGAGGCCGCCGCCGATGGGGTTTTCGCCGGTCGTGTTTATGAGCCAGTATTCCATTCCGGGTATCCTCTCGATCTGCCAGCCGAACATGTCGTAATAGAACCTCCGCGCCCTGTCGGGGTCGTCGGCTGGTATCTCGAAATGCACTACCGTGGGCATGGGCAGCCCCCCTTTCATAGAGCCATAATACAAATCTAACCGGAAAACCTGCCTTGTCAACGGCGGGACGGGAACGTGATCGCGTCCCGACCATTGAGGACGGCGGGGCATGGAGATGATATGACCTCGCTCAAGCGCCGCGCAAGGGTTGAACCTGCCAGGCCTGAGAGGTTGCTGAAAAAAAAGAAGAACACATTCAGGCTCTCAGAATCTCAAGATGGAAAGAGTCGAAAAGCGAGGATGAGGCGCACTTTTATAGTACGCCGGAGTGTCTAACTTTGAAGACGGCGCCGCAGGTTTGGCTTTTTCAGCAGCCTTCTAAACGCTTCTCGCTGCGACGGCCCTGGCAAGGCCCGGCTC encodes the following:
- a CDS encoding UDP-glucose/GDP-mannose dehydrogenase family protein — translated: MNICVIGTGYVGLVTGTCFADFGVNVSCVDKDAAKIAMLKKGEIPIFEPGLKELVDKNINEKRLTFTTDLSEVIKKSLVIFIAVGTPPKGDGSADLCYIEEVARTIAQNLNGYKVIVTKSTVPVGTGKLIEGIIEKEQDGEHKFDVVSNPEFLREGSAVEDFMRPNRVVLGARSEQAIAIMKDLYSPLYLIETPFVITDIETSELIKYASNAFLATKVSFINEVANICERVGADVKMVAKGMGLDNRIGPKFLHAGPGYGGSCFPKDTMAITKIARSHGYAFRIVEAVIEVNREQRDRMIEKIKGLAGELPGRQIGILGLAFKPNTDDIRESPAMDIAERLMAEGASIKAYDPAAMENAGKAMRGPVTFCTDAYEVADGSDALVILTEWNQFRKLDLNRVKGLLKAPKILDLRNVYDPAAMRRLGFEYVCVGRGEKDSELSFAGPLKATAAKAE
- the purN gene encoding phosphoribosylglycinamide formyltransferase → MVNIGVLVSGSGTNLQSIIDEIEAGRLDASIKVVVSNKPDSFALERARKHDIPVAVVRVKDFPQKEAFDAEVLRILKEHGVELVVLAGFMRIITRVLLDSFHMKVMNIHPSLLPSFPGLEVQKAALEYGVKFSGCTVHFVDDGVDTGPVIVQAVVPVKDEDTVESLSKRILAEEHRIYPRAIQLYSEGRLEVRGRRVFVRDAKSPSGGMENPGED
- a CDS encoding VOC family protein translates to MPTVVHFEIPADDPDRARRFYYDMFGWQIERIPGMEYWLINTTGENPIGGGLMRRESPKQTITNYIDVSSIDEFTEKAKALGGKTLVSKKAVPGMGYYAICLDPEGNTFGIWEDSKEAR
- the purM gene encoding phosphoribosylformylglycinamidine cyclo-ligase, whose translation is MRMKKLTYKKAGVNIDEGGRLVTLIKPSVRSTYRKEVMGDIGGFGALFSGKFKGMKDPVLVSSTDGVGTKLMVAFAADRHDTIGIDLVAMSVNDILVSGAEPLFFLDYFATGRLDAKRGAEVVKGIAEGCKLAGCALIGGETAEMPGLYRPGEYDLAGFAVGVVDRKKIVDGSRIKPGDRIIGLASSGLHSNGYSLARKIIFESLGRKLTDRPRGLGTDIGSALLAPTRIYVKPVLKLMKHCDVLGMAHITGGGFIENIPRVLPKGTVAAIEKGSWPVPPIFRLLREGGPVDESEMFRTFNVGIGLVIVVRARDEARALKRLAALGEKAFTIGEIARAKGAPRVEFTGKAGMI
- a CDS encoding metal-dependent hydrolase; translation: MKITWQGHSCFIVEAQGKSVIIDPFLSGNPTAKTKPADVKVDAVLVTHGHGDHLGDAVEISKANKAPIIGTFELVNYCISKGATGHAMHIGGSHAFPFGRVKLTIAHHGSATEAGTPGNPCGFIVSMGGKTLYHAGDTGLFADMALIGETNSIDCALLPIGDNFTMGIEDAVRAVAFLKPRVAVPMHYNTFDLIKQDPQAFSKGLEGKPVDVRIMNPGESTEI
- the spoVG gene encoding septation regulator SpoVG; translated protein: MRITEIKVLPVDGDEKLKAYVTIKLDDCFVVRDMKVIKGTTGYFVAMPAKKMKDGTYRDLVHPLDKPTRQMLEEQVMSEFKKVLAEGDGAQAFSNAV
- a CDS encoding undecaprenyl-phosphate glucose phosphotransferase; protein product: MLKKHSQLFESLLLISDLIIIASSWALSFHIRFHSGLLSVPRGVPDFFAYSLLLIPITIIWAVVFKVFGLYRPKRIGTPLSEVIDIGKACGISMLIFIAVTFFAKQYEFSRLVFVLFTVINIGALSLGRFAFRKALRSLMRRGFNLRYAVIVGTGEPARRLIENIENHPEVGIKIEGLVSPEEGQAGRQVCGVRVVGSTGDLRELLGLMRIDMVFIALGWDQHSKVAEAVKHIGDEAVDIKVIPDMVEFMTLRGGVEEFEGIPILNLRNSPLYGWNMVLKRGFDIVLSVAALVLFSPLMLVIAALVRATSPGPVLYRQERMGIGGQPFRMLKFRTMRTGAEDDTGAVWARRGDPRRTMLGRVLRATSLDELPQLINVLRGDMSLVGPRPERPVFIHEFRREIPRYMLRHRMKAGITGWAQVNGWRGHTDLKKRIEHDLYYIENWSLALDMKILFLTLWKGFVNRNAY
- a CDS encoding DUF523 domain-containing protein, translating into MYNGPVIVSACLLGLRTRYDGKDAYSIEAVTRLEGRTLIPVCPEQLGGLPTPRPASEIADGDGTAVLAGTAKVIDEFGADVTLQFMKGAMDVLQIARITGSEEAFLKERSPSCGVGTICRDSLCVNGTGVTAALLKREGLVVSGF
- a CDS encoding glycosyltransferase, with translation MRVALVHDWLTGMRGGEKVLEVFCELFPSADLYTLFHDRGSVSGVIEGRRVRTSFIQGLPFARSAYRHYLPLFPAAVEGLHLKGYRLVLSTSHCVAKGVLPPPGSLHISYIHTPMRYVWDMYHEYFGQKRGVRALAYRAVAHYLRLWDAASSARVDHFIANSANVAEKVRRLYRRRADVIHPPVDCSKFAIGRRPGSYYLIISAFAPYKRIDLAIEAFNASGKKLVIAGSGQERKRLVKAARPNIEFLGWKTDDELKGLYQGCRALVFPGEEDFGITPLEAMASGRPVIAFGRGGATETVVPPGRGRNATGVFFMEQAPAALNEAVEIFEKAEGIFNPESIRAHALAFDRTVFKERIRKYLESKLIESRGGRGNAQKTQPAL